tgaaacaaaattgatgttttcatagacatttgaaatgtctcccattataagttaatgggagaaaacaaagatttaaaaaattcataaaacattttaactttgacctactcttcccaaaatgtgaccacatctattctgggtcactggataTCTATAactccaatttggtatgaattcaaccaatagttttgctgctacagacatgcgaaatttcacccattataagtaaatggagaaaaaaaaggatttaaaaatttcattaaaaatggaaactttgacctactttttccaaattgtaatgacatctattctgggtcaatagcaatctataaacctaatttggtatgaattcaaccaataggattgctgctaaagtgtcaacaaacaaacaaacaaaccgaaccaaaaacaatacccactGCCTCCCCTTCTGGGGGCGGGGTCATAATAATGTAATGTACGTACAGTGTTATTATTGTCCTTAAAAGGAATTGATTCTGTTGTTGCATTAAAAAGTATAAATCAAAGCTATATTGAAAGACATATGACATAAAATCAGGTGTGCTGGATCTAAATGATCACGGTTCAGTGTTTACCTGGTGATAAAGGAAGGCCAGTCCTTTGACCTCAAACACATAGAGGTCATACTGGTCTGTGCTACCGCCGTGCTGTGGTTTTACAGGTTTGACTGAGGCTGAAAGGATCGTCCTCTCAAACTGCAGCACTCCATTGCCCACGTCCATTTTGCACAAATTGCGGAAGTCATGAGTGCCTTCATATCTGTTTGGTGTCAGGAAAACTTCAAATGAGCAACGTGATATTATGTAGTGACAGAGCAGTACAACAACTTCATTCTTTCTCATCTTAAGAAAAGATGCACACACATTCCTCTAGGTCCTCACCTTTTTGCAGCTTCTGCCATAACTGATACATCCAAACATCCTCTGGGGAAATAATACCGATATGTGCGAGACTGACAGTCAAAGCGTGCGCTGAATCCTTCTGCTACTGGAGCCCAGTCCAAGATCCTTATGTCCTGGGGAAGGACTCGGTTCAGAATCTTCACATACGGAAGCTCAGGGACATCTGACTTAGTCTTGGTACTAACATCGACATTCTCAGGGAGTATAACGCCCAGTCCTCCACAGAACTGAGTGGAGCGCACGTCGATGGTTATGACCTGGGAGGAGACGGAGACCTGATGTTCATAAATTCTGCTTATGAAGTGAAATTACAGTGTTAAAGGTTTATCACTGCTGCACTTCATACTGTGGTGAAACacggtgtttgctctttatccaaataagaattccagactttttgaaaactgctatttttttccccaagaccctGAGTTTTATACTTGcttgcctacttttttggttgagattctacctgttgtgtgtagtagaaaacttcattttaataaatgcatgaatgaatgaatacataattcacagtaaattatgttttactgacagaaacatttatcACACAAACAACTTTCGCTAGAATTATTCCAGTACCGACCAATTAGTGAAAAcatagaggtttttttttatgctttcatcatgtatttcttatcttacaggaTTATgggcctttgagcatactctaaaattcaactacgagagaaacttttttccatactttatcaaGACTTTCACGcagaattccagacttttcaaggtctggaaaacattcattcatttattatctgaacccgcttcatcctcacaAGGGTCGCAtaggtcgctggagcctatcccagctacttatgggcaaaggcggggcaCACCCtagacatgttgccagttcatcgcagggttgacatatagaaacaaacaaccaatcactctcacatttacacctatgggcaatttagattaaccaattaacttaacagtgcatgtctttgactggtgagaggaagccagagtacccagagaatTGCTTGCACTGAACTACCGTGTCGCCCTGAAAACAGTGTTTCAGAATTCCATACTGTTTAAGACTATCAAGACCTGCTCAAACACCCTGtgaaagtaaatgtttttttctatccAAGTTGCCACAGGcttcttcttaacccataaagacccagtgctacttttgtgtcagttcccaaatgaaatttcctctctctctctctctctctctctctctctctctctctctctctatatatatatatatatatatatatatatacatatatacatatatatatatatatatatatatatatatatatatacacgtaacctttcttaaacaatttatcaccatttattataatattatcttcggtattttgcatttcatcagtacaaatcaggtattttcctgtatttaattcactgatcatataaatgttcattaaaactcagattaaaattgagatttattacatcaaaaactgaaaaaaaatgaagaaaatgactttttcagtaaaatctataattaacagaacataaaaaaagtgtctacagccactgttattcatcaaactcgatgggttttactggtgaatcaaggttgaagaagatgccagtgtttccatggtaactatggagcctctgaacacccaaattggtcatatctgatgaccatgaaaagatgacaaactgtattttacaaaaattatttacatgtatcgataggattagtatatcaacaggtattaaacatttagatcagtagtttagatcagtagatggttttggtcggtgatggatgtttgggtctttatgggttaaagactatTTTTACAAAGCAATAAATAACAGAGACACATAGTTGTATATTACAGAAACTTCATGCTATTGCATAGATTTGTCagctcctccagcacacctgtaTAAAACTAGTCCATCTCAGTGTTCTCACCTGGGAAAAGGCACTGACTCCTTTATCAGTCCGCCCACACCGGTGGTAGTTGGAGCTCTGCCGGTCCTGGATGAGTCGAGTCTTCAGCAGAGCTTCAAAGAGCCTCGCCTCCACCGTGTTGTCTGTGTTCTCCTGAACAGCGAAGCCCTGGTAGGCCCATCCCAGGTAAGCCAGCCTCAAAGCCACATGACGCTTTGGATGGATGGAGAAGTCAAAGGGCCGCTCCTTGGATGCTTTCTTACCCTTTTTGCTGCTGACGTTCCCCTCCATGatactgtttgtgtttttaacagAAGCTTGACAGGACATCCCATCATTGTTTTGTTCCTGTACTTCACTGCTCTGCTTCAGCTGGGACCTCAGCTTCTCCAGTTCTCCTTCCAGCTCTTTTATTCGTTGGGTTAGAGCTTCTGACATGATGCTATGAATACGACACAGAAAAGGACCATTTATAGTAAACAGCAAAAACAATGTAGGACCACATGTATACATGCACTAACTAAACTGTTGAGCTGCTTTTATAAATGGATATACAAACTACACTATAGCTATACTATCCTATTATATATAACACACTATGTTATATTTTACTTTAATAAATACTTGAAGAATGACTATTCAGAAAAGCCCCTCTGTATTTACACTATGCTGACTAGTTGTTTAACGGCTTTAAAGTTCTTGAAATGAAACCCAAAGCAGGATAATATCAAGGCGAGGAGGTGTTTATACATAACTTAGCATAAAACTATATACTTACCTTCGATATGAGGTTTTTTGTTGATTGTAAACTTGTGATTTCTGCCCAGTTTGTGGAGATCCTTTCCGTCACACGTTGCCTTCCGAGCCGATGCGGGACCGAAATAGAGGACGGACTCATTTCCTTCAGAGGGATTCTGGGAAATGTCGTTTGTAATGTGAAGTACTTTTATGACTACGATTAGTTGATCTGCTGAAACTAACGTTGGCTAGAACTGCCTTACATAAAAACTCAGACCTTTTCAAAAGTAttaacctgttttgtttttttttttaaataatgctaCTGAATGTTAAATAATATATTATTAAACTGTCCATTGGGCaatgtataatttatttattttattcttttaagaaGGTTTAAAGTCTCTTTTTGACATTTTCAAATATCATTCAGTATGAGCATAAAGCATCGCAAATCTctgttttttaatcagattaatcattaaAATGGTATCTCAGAAATAGTAATGATTTATATCCATCATGTATGTaatatttgcttatttatttatttatttatttatttatttatttgtatcatcTAAGAATAATTAAAATCTATTTTATGTGTTTCAGTACTCAAACTTTGATCATAAAACACTGATTGCAAGTTATTTCACCTTAACtctctattttttatttaattaattattaaaatgGGCTTCAAACTTATCATTTCAGAAATCAATAATAGGGAGTTTATATTATAgttatagtttatattataaacagtcacaaaggcaaaaaaaaaatgcatttggtgATGTATTATCTatttattaacttttatttgcattaTGAGCATAATGCATTGCTTACAAGTTATTTCAAGTTTATCATTCTTTTATtgatttaataataaaatgagattcTAATTTATCCTCTGAAATCCTTACTCTTTGAAATTCACAAGTTAAGAGCTGAATGCATTGACTGTGAAGAAATCAAATAAGCGATGACATGTTTTTGTCTGTTAGAAAACTGAATCAGCTCAGGTTTTTACagctcttttttatttttgtccagACACAAGCACAGTCCGACCAATACTCCAAAAACCTGTTACAGGAGAAAGGTTATAAGTAACTGGCAGCAAATGAACTTAAGGACAGGTCAAAAAGATTTAGTTCTCCCTCAGTAAATTCTAATTAATTCTGGATTCCACAACCTGGGGCAAATGGGATGAGATAGGAATATATTCAcatgaaaatgcagaaaaatgcatataattacTCAAATACTCAAATTACTCAAGGGCAAAACTATTTTAGAGATAATTTAAtgatattacctttttttttcttttttaatcagaTGGTTCACATTTTAATACCTTATTCAGTTATAGcgtgtccactaggaggctgggacactggtataCCTTCATTTATAAGGCCATACTTGGACTACTGCCTTCCTATATCCGTGGTTTGATTacgagaagaagtgttgattcttactgTCTGCAATCGAACGAGCATTTATTCCTCTCTGtgccatttgcccgtacagagctgggaaaaagggcatttgtgtactttgctccgtccacatggaatatgttgctaaaagactgggaactctctgaattgatctccctgaatgcttttaaatccaaactcaaagtgctggagaagtACTCATtgacttgcatgtgttttttcataggttgaattgtcctgtaaattattgtttgttgtaactgtatggggtaattgtatgttgtaactatgtgttgtgtttcatgctgtctcttggccaagactcccttgaaaaagaggttcttaatctcaatgggatcctttttgtggttaaataaaggttaaataaaaataaaagaaaatccaCTTCAAAGTATTTACCTCCAACCCAAGAGCAAAGCAGATATTTGAAGCGTAGACACTCGATAGCCTTAATGCAAATTTGAGGgaaaaaacacatgcaaacatTTTATGCATGTATAATAAAATGGAATAAGTGGATGTGAACTTGAACCAGTAAACCTTCTTATATATGTTGGACGTGTCATGTGCACAACCCTTATTCTTTACTATGCAGCAGGAATCACTGCATCATGGTTTTTCCAATCTACACTCATGAAAAGATTCATCCTGTTTCTGTTAAACTCGCTTTTGGGGTCGATTGGTCTGTTCATCTGCAGCAGATCAGCACTCAGAGGAAATAACATAATCGATACCAAAGAACAGTCAACTCTATGGGAAGAGGTGTGTCATCTTGTGgtgaaatatgtaaaaaaaaaaaaaaaggtgtccacctgtgaaaatgtctttaaaatgATGACCACAACAGAGAGCAGGGTTAATGGGAGTCAGCTACATCACAACTCCAGGAATATTGTTTAGAATAAGGACTTTGAAAAGCTTTGTGCAACAGTGATCAATAGTATATCTGTTGAAACATCTACCAAGCCTTACTGTAATTCCAGCTGTGCAGTTGTTGTGTATTGCTTATttgtaattcattcattcattaacataaaccagggatgtcaaagtcattttagttcaggggcaacatacAGCCTaacatgatataaagtgggccggaccagtaaaattaaaaaatagatatatataatagactgataagaacttttgagtgaaaaaagtaaaattctgtgatgaaaatgtgtacatctacgaactgtacttgaacataacatgaataaatatgaacaacttgcaaattcaaagtgcaatgtcaacaatataacgccttagtttatcatttatacatgtacatcacaacatacagattacagtttatctacaaatacacaaaacatttagtaacggaaaatatttttaaaatttcacatacgtctattaagacattttgggttgttcacattttttgtaaaaggctagtctgtaaatgtaaacatttttgtgaaattaaacttttttttacactaaaaaaaagagaaaaagtagcagttttcattatttataggttattatgatagtattttactggtctgatccactttaggttgaattgacctaaaatgagtctAACATcttttattgttaatattttcagtgtaatttttgcatttcacaaattcatcccacggaccagatTGAAGCCaatggcgggccggatttggcccccaggccacatgtttgacacctatgacatAGACTACCATGATTAGGAGGCATTATCCCATTTAGTAATAATTTCatatgtagtaaatatttaaagtgcatataaatattatagtttatgtttttaaaatgttgattatgcaaatctgattgtgagTGTGAGGTAACTAAAAAATAATTTTGGTGAATGGTTTGCGTggatatttttgtgttatttcaaaaatgtaaaaaaaataaaaataaaaataaaaataaaaataaaataaaataaaataaaataaaataataataataataaagtgtgttgacaaagcaaaggaagctgaATCACTTTAATTatgagtttgtaaaaagggggtgggagtctataagttatacctACTACGAGGCTGTAAAACATGTACACTGTGATGATGTAATGCAGACAATGCAGCTGTTTTTGGAATTTACCTTAAACTGTCCACAGTCTGGTTGTAATGATCCTCAGCCTAAATTTTAATACAATTCAATACAAACTGTCACATGAACTTATGAAAATTAACATATAATCTGATGAcatttacatcaatatctgttgCAAAGTCCTTGTTGCAGCATTTGATTGTAGCATCagtgaagcaaaaaataataaaggtTATATTCACTCTGGTCAAAACACATTTGGAAGATATGCAAGAAACAGAAAACTGTAACTGTGGTAAAAGATCATGTCCCTATTTGGTCGTGGAGGTTTTTGTTTGAACTGAGCTTGATTTAGTGCTACAGGATTCCAGAGCGGTCTGGAATCTTTCATGAGTAAACTTTAGTGCATGAGGAAGATAGTACTGTTTTTTACTTCTTTCTCAGGAATGTACATACTGAAAAACTGATTGTACAGTTCATCCCTGGTCAAACAGATAAGCAGTTATAGTCACCCATCAATAAACATTCAATCAACTCTAGAGTATGTGGATGTTTTTTCCTAGTATAGTCATGCATGTGGGTTCTACTGCTCTGCCACAGCCCACAGGGTCTTGGAGCTCAGTTCCTATACTGGATCTCGCCTCGGAGCCCTTTCCATCCTTTTGAGGGCCGAAGCTTCAAACATCTGGTGGTGGGACGACTGTGGGAAACCTGATCTGACTCCACGGACTGGAAAAGGGCTGAGGCCTATGGCAGCGGCCCAATAATCTCCATCACAACCCTGGATTGTGCGGCTGAAATGCTGCCAGAGCATCTTCTGTTGTGCACAAACCTTTCTTTCCATTCATGTGTCGCTTTCTCTCTTGCTCCTCCatctttcttccttttcttctccaCTTTTCGGCTTCCTCAGAGCTCAAGCCAGCAAGCTTCGGGCTGTGAAGGACCAGGCTGTTTTCTAATTTCAGACACAACGTCAGAAATTCTGTTCTTTACTTTCTCCTCATTAACCACTGAATCACAGCAAGCTCTTTGTACGGATACGAGTTAGAGACGAGGAGGTTGTGGGAAGAATAACAGAGTCTTAGCCCAGAAAACTGTAATTATGGAAGCACAGATAGAAGGCAGTCTGTCTGGAGAGAGACTAGTTTATCTGGTATCAGACAAGTCATTTACGTGTACACAAGTGGACGtggctttccttttttttctgggCATTGTTGACAGTCTGTGTTTGGAGCATTATCCATTTGGGGTTATCCAAgttgcagactgatctcatgaaatcacatcgtattcaaggttataatagttttggattttttattatagtttagttttatttagttttgactttttttcccctcttattcagttagtttaaattaatttttagagcaggtttgctagtttttattagttttcattattttctaaatgcttagttttagtgttaattttagttttttcatatcttttatcttcttcgctgtcatattcaaataaatcccaaacaggactctggtactttctcccaactttagtctccatgtttccaggtagagtggggatgagaagacgactgtaaacgacaaatgacgagaagtgacggactgttaactgtcacatggtgccagcagctaaaattgttcgagggaaataaatcgatttcctaTCAaaccgacattgacaaaaacgaaaacgaagggaattttatccacaattttttataagttttagttttataagcacacaatacagtttcagttagttatcatttttttctttaattatagttatttatttcagttaacaaaaatgtttttacagttctagttttcgtcttttcgttagtttttgttaacgataataaccttggttgtatGTCACGTTAGTTCTTATAGCATTTGacgtgctatatgtatgcattttcatcctttcacgtgttattcagtgccatttgatcgcatgtcaatttatgccaagatctccagttaaCATAttcctaaccgctaaccctaaccctaaccgctaattgcgtggtatttcagcgtgaacatacatgcggaaagcttataatgtgtacagataacacggcaaTTAAATGTGGCATGAATgtttatgcaattcatgatatcacgttgccagTTTGATggactaaagcagtgtttttcaacttaggggtcgggactccatgtggggtcgcctggaattcaaatggggtcgcctgacatttctagtaattgatagaaataaaaataaacttactaataaaatatatatggtgagttgagagagtgGAGTtgagaagacatgacaaactgtgaaactgaagcgctgtgatactgtttatctttcaaatgttcattgtggtcggtttcagatgctgcagctctttcataattcatagtttgagttcttgtttgttcagtattaattgtcagccttgtaaatccaagctggactgactgtacatatcctgaccaaggaaaataaaattctcactttgtgcagtaatctacacctggcttttctgcctccgtccataataatatacattatatagactaaatgttgtctaaaattaacgtttatttgcaacatagtacagaaaactattacatgatcaaaaacaaatagattttagcaaaaaaaaaaaaagtctctgttttgaatgactggggtcgccagaaatttgtgatgttaagatGGGGTCATGGGCCAAAAAATGGTTGGGATCCACTGGACTGAAGAGATAAAGTTGAACATTTTAGATGATGATTTTTGGTCTGATCAGTAACTAtttaggccctgtccatacgaagacagTTCAGTCGTATCcccaaaagttttgtatcggataggcctttcgtccacacgaaatcagcattttcagtcactgaaaccgcaactttttgaaaccgggccccagagtggatacatttgaaaacaaCAGTTTTGCATCTCtgtctgtacgaccaaaccgcaACTTTCCTGagatgatgatgtcatagccccacctctctaacctttcaccccagaagcaagatgccacttcacaacaacaccaacaacaatggcggactacagagtagtgcttgtgctacaacagctattgagcttattggaaatattgaaactgctactctttcattacaatgagcaacaaacagccATAGCTAGCAATATTCattacatgctcttggatctgccatggagaggggcaaccaggaggaaatactgGATCAGATGCAGTAGAACTAAGTAAGCTTTATGTGCAtgctccatgttttcttctctggtttttgcgagagcattacaacgccacatacaggcctagCATTTGCACTACAtcgttttcagttgttttcagtggtgtcatgtggatgcagatatttcctgaaatgacttcATGTTTACAGAGCccttttttgaaaacaacaaagaaaaagatcagataggaaaagatgcggtttcgtgtggacatggccttagtCTTATGATGATTTAAAGATGCAACATGTTACTTATAATATGTAACCTTTTCACACACAAATATGTGATGACATTTTATAACCAAACATCAAAAGTAAACAAACATTGTGAGCACGACATTTagagggatttaaaaaaaaaaaaaaaaaaaaaaaaaaaccataaaatagGCACAAACGTTCACTTATATTCAAGACTGAATTGAGTAGATTTTGAGGTCAAAAGTCACCAGTCTAAGAAATACATTACACATTATTTAGTGCATGAATAGATAATGGATAATGGATGTGTCTAAATTATGGTTCCTGTTAAAGTTTAGTACAACCTGTTCGCAATACTGAAAAGAATAAAGTGATGAATGCATGTACATTAGATTAtggaatcgaatcgaatcaaatcgaatctaCATTTCTTTAAGTTACACATTGCGCCTTTAAGTTTACTTCACTGGTCTATAATGGtgcttaaagacctaaacagccattgGAGACTGAAATCATCAaccaatctaaaatgtttaacaactttttAACCAccaatcctattaatacatgtaaataattcaggtaaaatgcagtttctcagcttttcagcagcatcagatatgatccatttggattttcagaggctccatagtgagcaTGGAAACAGTGATTCAAAGGTAAAACCTATTAGTTTGACAAAAGGCAGTAGTTGTAGACACtagcttttatgttcagttaatggtatgttGTCATATAAAAACCTTTAAATTCTCTAAGGTTTTaggtaaaggaaaatacctgatttttactgaaaatgtgaatgcagaggataatgtaatcatagttataaatcacttaggaaagataaaaaacatttaatatgaaGTCACCAGAAAAATAGTTTTACAGTATTTAAGGATTAGCGCTCATATCTAGTCATTTCAACTGTGGGACTTGTTCAGCCACAAGGTGGCACCATTCATCTTTTCGGCCTAAAACTGTGCAAACACTTGTCAAACCAATCACAGATCATGTCAAACGTCACATACTAGGGAGCTCCACTTACTTGAAACAGTGGTGGGATTCAGCATATGT
The nucleotide sequence above comes from Sphaeramia orbicularis chromosome 19, fSphaOr1.1, whole genome shotgun sequence. Encoded proteins:
- the pus3 gene encoding tRNA pseudouridine(38/39) synthase; amino-acid sequence: MSEALTQRIKELEGELEKLRSQLKQSSEVQEQNNDGMSCQASVKNTNSIMEGNVSSKKGKKASKERPFDFSIHPKRHVALRLAYLGWAYQGFAVQENTDNTVEARLFEALLKTRLIQDRQSSNYHRCGRTDKGVSAFSQVITIDVRSTQFCGGLGVILPENVDVSTKTKSDVPELPYVKILNRVLPQDIRILDWAPVAEGFSARFDCQSRTYRYYFPRGCLDVSVMAEAAKRYEGTHDFRNLCKMDVGNGVLQFERTILSASVKPVKPQHGGSTDQYDLYVFEVKGLAFLYHQVRCMMAVLLLIGQKLETPEIIDQLMDVEKNPRKPQYSMAVDYPLVLYDCHFEGLSWKQELEEVNHVLTTLQQHWTQSTVRAHVLHGMMSGLEAIGGESSNHCCLVEGSRQKNYRPLLERPCCESLESRIDHFVKRGRLEREEGEDGGETVHRGKRSKHFHNSSSPSVASEILSLNQNTNQNEEN